A part of Verrucomicrobium sp. genomic DNA contains:
- a CDS encoding superinfection immunity protein — protein MLPFLAQAAPAHSVAAIPIPHSPVVTHPPPTAAGGGMLVGILLLCAVYFFPTIRAWMGNHPKKWPVLILNFLGGWTIIGYFVALKWSAPITKAGTVLLSPEAAAAAAPNPVFAEARTAPSPAPAPQPIYITVPSAPAPPPSESLSTPSQDDVEKLAKLGALYEKGLLSAEEFQKAKERILS, from the coding sequence ATGCTTCCCTTCCTGGCGCAGGCGGCTCCGGCTCACTCCGTCGCCGCCATTCCCATTCCGCACTCGCCCGTCGTCACCCATCCGCCGCCGACGGCTGCGGGCGGCGGCATGCTGGTGGGGATTCTCCTGCTTTGCGCCGTCTATTTCTTCCCCACCATCCGCGCCTGGATGGGCAATCACCCGAAGAAATGGCCCGTGCTCATTCTCAATTTTTTGGGGGGATGGACAATCATCGGCTACTTCGTGGCCCTCAAGTGGAGCGCCCCGATCACGAAGGCAGGCACGGTCCTCCTGTCACCGGAAGCGGCCGCCGCGGCGGCTCCCAATCCCGTCTTCGCGGAAGCGCGCACCGCCCCCTCTCCAGCTCCCGCGCCGCAGCCCATTTACATCACGGTGCCTTCGGCTCCGGCTCCGCCCCCTTCGGAATCCCTTTCCACTCCCAGCCAAGACGATGTGGAAAAATTGGCGAAGCTGGGAGCCCTTTACGAAAAGGGCCTTCTAAGCGCCGAGGAATTCCAGAAGGCCAAGGAGCGGATTCTTTCTTAA
- a CDS encoding YrhA family protein — MSEGPSYTPFLDLLNETLHEQGGALYRAGVAEIEAFLPRVRRQLGADLPPDYAHFLREANGFLYSGSCFYALDEENEADQEIPGLIAKNLSLGVLFKARTPYLILGESDLWLYAHHAPSGTYHALWKDRHESIEQFSDFSEMMENALKEALGIPLDEAAGAELP; from the coding sequence ATGAGCGAAGGCCCTTCCTACACCCCTTTCCTCGACCTGCTGAACGAGACGCTGCACGAGCAAGGCGGCGCGCTCTACCGCGCAGGCGTTGCGGAGATCGAGGCTTTCCTGCCCCGCGTCCGGCGGCAGCTCGGCGCCGACCTGCCCCCCGATTACGCCCACTTCCTGCGGGAGGCCAACGGCTTCCTTTATTCCGGCTCCTGCTTCTACGCCCTGGATGAGGAGAACGAGGCCGATCAGGAAATCCCCGGCCTCATCGCCAAAAATCTTTCCCTCGGCGTCCTCTTCAAGGCCCGTACGCCCTACCTCATCCTGGGCGAGTCCGATCTCTGGCTCTACGCCCATCACGCGCCCAGCGGCACCTACCACGCGCTGTGGAAGGACCGCCACGAGTCGATCGAGCAGTTTTCCGATTTTTCCGAGATGATGGAGAACGCCCTCAAGGAGGCCCTGGGGATCCCCCTGGACGAAGCCGCCGGAGCCGAGCTGCCATGA
- a CDS encoding acyltransferase, producing the protein MNAGLSSAKPKWISLQLVRGIAALAVVISHLPYWINAATCDEEIEKTFVVRMGGVAVFVFFCLSGIVISLAHEKELHLSTVKKRSKFLPFWIKRFFRIYPVFWLLAAINLLFFSWGWATPDSFVSSLHSATDLIKGFLLLSTQTPLAPAWSLFHELLFYCVFSLFFFSRRLGFLAAGGWLGLTLLAAIGALRDRPSLSLWHLYFLAGAILVLLRFRIRLSPLQRRLCLASFWMPLTFVALYPGESLPAIGFGLTGVILLFLPLLEHRDMPESTYNSPWQRFGSGLGDISYSLYLGHFPVQTLLYHFMGPPGEIWKMALYVAAPITVALFLYKTLERPVTDYGRRLSGSF; encoded by the coding sequence ATGAACGCGGGCCTTTCTTCCGCAAAGCCAAAGTGGATCTCCTTGCAGCTTGTGCGGGGAATTGCGGCGCTGGCAGTCGTCATTTCCCACCTCCCTTACTGGATCAATGCGGCTACTTGTGATGAGGAAATCGAAAAAACTTTCGTGGTCCGCATGGGCGGAGTGGCTGTCTTCGTGTTCTTTTGCTTGAGCGGCATCGTGATATCCCTTGCCCACGAAAAGGAACTCCACCTATCCACCGTCAAAAAGCGCAGCAAGTTTCTTCCTTTTTGGATCAAACGCTTTTTTCGAATCTATCCGGTCTTTTGGCTGCTCGCCGCAATCAACCTGCTTTTCTTTTCCTGGGGATGGGCAACGCCCGATTCATTCGTGTCCTCCCTTCATTCGGCAACGGACCTCATCAAAGGATTTCTCCTTCTCTCCACCCAAACCCCCTTGGCGCCCGCATGGAGCCTTTTCCATGAACTGCTCTTCTACTGCGTCTTCAGCCTCTTTTTCTTCTCCCGTCGGCTGGGCTTCCTTGCGGCGGGAGGATGGCTAGGACTCACGCTGTTGGCGGCAATCGGCGCCTTGCGCGATCGGCCTTCGCTGAGCCTGTGGCACCTTTATTTCCTCGCGGGCGCCATTCTGGTTCTCCTTCGTTTTCGCATTCGCCTTTCCCCCCTTCAGCGCCGCCTTTGTCTCGCCTCGTTTTGGATGCCTTTGACCTTCGTCGCCCTCTATCCAGGAGAGTCTCTTCCTGCCATCGGCTTTGGCCTCACGGGAGTCATTCTCCTCTTCCTGCCGCTGTTGGAGCATCGGGACATGCCAGAATCCACGTATAACTCCCCATGGCAGCGATTCGGATCGGGGCTGGGAGATATCAGCTACTCCCTCTACCTCGGTCATTTTCCTGTCCAAACCCTGCTTTATCACTTCATGGGCCCTCCTGGGGAAATCTGGAAGATGGCTCTTTACGTGGCCGCTCCCATTACTGTCGCCCTTTTCCTATACAAAACTCTAGAACGTCCCGTCACCGATTACGGTCGCCGGCTTTCCGGTTCATTCTAA
- a CDS encoding YrhA family protein gives MMTDETLDLIEQVFEDKREGGYPTEPPAGPEALDGFRACAEEAGLGTLPEDWIDFLKQSDGLAWNGVTLFGLDQEDDEGEPYARGGLLEFNRRERPADKPASRYLLLGHTDVDYLAYDRQERIYLALSLADWSVSATYPDFAAFFQEQAEMMLGGEA, from the coding sequence ATGATGACCGACGAGACCCTCGACCTCATCGAGCAGGTCTTCGAGGACAAACGGGAGGGCGGCTACCCCACGGAGCCTCCCGCCGGTCCCGAGGCGCTGGACGGCTTTCGCGCCTGCGCGGAAGAAGCGGGCCTCGGCACCTTGCCGGAAGACTGGATCGACTTCCTCAAACAGAGCGACGGCCTCGCCTGGAACGGCGTCACCCTCTTCGGCCTGGACCAAGAGGACGACGAGGGGGAGCCCTACGCCCGGGGCGGCCTGCTGGAGTTCAACCGCCGGGAACGCCCCGCCGACAAGCCCGCCTCCCGTTACCTTCTGCTGGGTCATACCGACGTCGACTACCTCGCCTACGACCGCCAGGAACGCATCTACCTGGCCCTTTCCCTCGCGGACTGGAGCGTCTCCGCCACCTATCCCGACTTCGCCGCCTTTTTCCAGGAACAAGCGGAAATGATGCTCGGCGGCGAAGCCTGA